The following are encoded together in the Rubrobacter aplysinae genome:
- the ftsY gene encoding signal recognition particle-docking protein FtsY, producing the protein MARSWRDLFKRKKNRDEESGTVEESREQATDPEEITDQAPAPGSEEVAAAEVEPPPEELPAEELPAEELPAEEAPVEEPPPEEPGIAGDTSEPGRAEEAPEEELSEEDTTLAEPEVVPEEEPEEEPAELPRFEAEPGEPVVEEEEPAQEVPADDGRGSWFGRLRSGLRRSRESVVGQLNAAVAEFKDVEDEEFWERVEEILIQSDVGVTTTAKLVGELEQEALERNITSGGELRELMIERATKMLDAPVELDISHEPSVILMVGVNGTGKTTTIGKMSEFLPGKVMFAAGDTFRAAAIEQLQTWGERTGTPVVSRQRGADAAAVAHDSVEEAKRTGTDVLLIDTAGRLHTKSNLMAELEKVERVIGRQMPGAPHETLMSVDATTGQNGLRQAKMFHESVGVTGIILTKLDGTAKGGIALAIANEIGVPIKLISVGEKVGDLHPFEAREFAEALFGDL; encoded by the coding sequence ATGGCTCGATCCTGGCGCGACCTCTTCAAGCGCAAGAAGAATAGAGACGAAGAGTCCGGGACCGTCGAGGAGTCTCGGGAGCAGGCGACCGACCCGGAAGAGATCACGGATCAAGCCCCCGCCCCCGGCTCGGAAGAGGTCGCGGCTGCGGAGGTAGAGCCCCCGCCCGAAGAACTTCCAGCAGAAGAACTTCCAGCAGAAGAACTTCCAGCAGAAGAGGCTCCCGTGGAAGAGCCTCCCCCCGAAGAGCCCGGAATTGCCGGGGACACCTCGGAGCCCGGGCGCGCGGAGGAAGCTCCGGAAGAGGAGCTCTCGGAAGAGGATACGACCTTGGCGGAGCCGGAGGTCGTACCGGAGGAGGAGCCAGAGGAAGAGCCTGCGGAGCTCCCCCGGTTCGAGGCGGAGCCCGGGGAGCCGGTCGTCGAAGAGGAAGAGCCGGCGCAAGAGGTGCCCGCCGACGATGGCAGAGGCAGCTGGTTCGGCCGGTTGCGGAGCGGTCTGCGGCGGAGTCGGGAGTCGGTCGTCGGTCAGCTAAACGCGGCTGTCGCCGAGTTCAAGGACGTCGAGGACGAGGAGTTCTGGGAGCGGGTGGAGGAGATCCTGATCCAGTCCGACGTCGGCGTGACCACGACCGCGAAGCTCGTCGGTGAGCTGGAGCAGGAGGCGCTGGAGCGCAACATCACCAGCGGCGGCGAGCTGCGCGAGCTCATGATCGAGCGCGCCACGAAGATGCTCGATGCCCCGGTCGAGCTCGACATCTCCCACGAGCCGAGCGTCATCCTCATGGTCGGCGTGAATGGCACCGGCAAGACGACCACGATTGGCAAGATGTCCGAGTTCTTGCCGGGCAAGGTGATGTTCGCCGCCGGCGACACCTTCCGGGCCGCCGCGATAGAGCAGCTCCAGACCTGGGGTGAGCGCACCGGAACACCGGTAGTGTCCCGCCAACGCGGCGCCGACGCCGCAGCCGTCGCCCACGACTCGGTCGAGGAGGCCAAGCGCACCGGCACGGACGTGCTGCTGATAGACACCGCCGGGCGGCTGCACACGAAATCGAACCTGATGGCCGAGCTAGAGAAGGTGGAGCGGGTCATAGGGCGGCAGATGCCCGGCGCGCCGCATGAGACCCTGATGTCCGTGGACGCGACGACGGGCCAGAACGGACTTAGGCAGGCGAAGATGTTCCACGAGTCCGTCGGGGTTACGGGGATTATACTTACGAAGCTGGACGGCACGGCGAAAGGCGGCATAGCACTGGCGATAGCGAACGAGATCGGGGTTCCCATAAAGCTGATCTCGGTCGGCGAGAAGGTCGGCGACCTGCACCCGTTCGAGGCGCGGGAGTTCGCCGAAGCCTTGTTTGGAGACCTATAA